The Deltaproteobacteria bacterium genome window below encodes:
- a CDS encoding sigma-70 family RNA polymerase sigma factor, producing MGADHGERRARARREAEAAVCSVTAVTSSDASDHEVTDHALLQRWRHGDAKAGADLYDRYAASLHRFFRSKISGSDADLMQQTFLACLEHADRITTPSARAYLFAVARNLVGSHYRGRAAVPLITSVAALDPSLSSVVQAKQTSRALLEALRRIPLDDQILIELHYWERLTTTELSIALGRPQGTIKTHLVRARERLEAELAAVMRDPIAAASTIDGLAGWAAEVRAQLDAT from the coding sequence TTGGGCGCAGACCATGGCGAACGGCGAGCCCGGGCGCGACGTGAGGCGGAGGCCGCAGTATGCTCGGTGACGGCGGTGACGAGCAGCGACGCGAGCGATCATGAAGTGACCGACCACGCGTTGTTGCAGCGGTGGCGGCATGGGGATGCGAAGGCAGGAGCCGACCTGTACGATCGCTACGCCGCCAGCCTGCATCGGTTCTTCCGCAGCAAGATCTCGGGGTCGGATGCCGACCTCATGCAGCAGACCTTCCTCGCCTGCCTCGAGCATGCGGATCGGATCACGACGCCGAGCGCCCGCGCCTACCTGTTCGCCGTCGCGCGCAACCTCGTCGGCTCGCACTACCGCGGACGCGCCGCGGTGCCGCTCATCACGTCGGTCGCGGCGCTCGATCCGTCGCTGTCCTCGGTGGTGCAAGCCAAGCAGACCTCACGGGCGCTGCTCGAAGCGCTGCGCCGGATCCCGCTCGACGATCAGATCCTCATCGAGTTGCACTACTGGGAGCGGCTGACGACCACCGAGCTCAGCATCGCGCTGGGGCGGCCGCAAGGCACGATCAAGACACATCTGGTTCGCGCCCGCGAGCGCCTCGAGGCGGAGCTGGCTGCGGTGATGCGCGATCCCATCGCAGCTGCGTCGACCATCGATGGCCTCGCGGGTTGGGCCGCCGAGGTGCGGGCGCAGCTCGATGCAACCTGA
- a CDS encoding serine/threonine protein kinase produces the protein MSSGTERGVDEALGLSDTTLRRALEDDAADAVTDAEVRQALFGVSSAPMLVGRFVTLQVLGRGSFGTVYLAYDPRLDRRVALKVLTVRGREDNIELLREARALAQLEHPNVVTIFDAFETAQGLPAIAMAYVEGVTAHRRLLERDPPPPLREIVDVFAQAALGMAAAHRAGIVHRDFKPDNLMVGADGTVRVTDFGLAVPVSETLESAEALLVGTPMFLPPETFSGKAQGPAGDVYAFGVALFWAVQRRRPFSETTAAALALAKRCGPLYLPAHHPSWLRAMVERATDPDPQLRPSFDAICRELTRRRSRPRRWGLLAGLGIAAVAIALPRGTSGTDCDAAGAAVDEVWAPADRQRLRDALAAIEVEGAREVADRVVGAVDRYTEQWRPARREACWAVAQADPRTVAEQGQRAACLDEGMVALHALLAVLHEADPAMIPVADDALAGMLDVSTCADPDRTRHLSPSEDPDVASDVARARLQLLPLLARLRLTRTAADERALRALLDDPVVPRAPALRAELELRVADYARVTLDLEQRIEFARRGVLSAEEHRLDGLLLESLLVLGGLETLAGHLPQAQDSLARAQAWSRRLRSDPADQAALALARGRLLMVSGRPEAAAAVLAEAAAIGDTLSSVQVGFNARLHLATAHRELGRPQEALAVLEWLERELASDPGLAAQGTGAVLAKQAHARLDLGDTSGAQDTAERALAWLRARETPRNVNTTGILHVVGEVRRRCGRLREAEAVLREASTLTEELGSSNRDVVDDSLARVLRDQERFEEALAVHRRVLEWQRTTFGTEDGRLTWTRADVAEGLRLVGRCDQATPLVQQALEEWEARDEFRASAAGLRTLGQCQAAAGDIEAARASLQRARERAAGASATSDERDTMAAIETAIAALDPR, from the coding sequence GTGAGCAGCGGCACCGAGCGAGGGGTCGACGAGGCGCTCGGGCTGTCCGACACCACGCTCCGGCGGGCGCTCGAGGACGACGCCGCGGACGCGGTGACGGACGCGGAGGTGCGCCAGGCGTTGTTCGGGGTGAGCTCAGCGCCGATGCTCGTCGGTCGCTTCGTGACGCTGCAGGTGCTCGGCCGGGGGAGCTTCGGCACGGTGTACCTGGCGTACGATCCGCGACTGGATCGTCGGGTTGCGCTCAAGGTCCTCACGGTGCGCGGGCGCGAGGACAACATCGAGTTGCTGCGGGAGGCGCGGGCACTCGCGCAGCTCGAGCACCCGAACGTGGTCACGATCTTCGATGCCTTCGAGACGGCGCAGGGGCTGCCGGCGATCGCGATGGCGTACGTCGAGGGGGTCACCGCCCACCGCAGACTGCTCGAGCGTGATCCGCCTCCCCCGTTGCGCGAGATCGTCGACGTGTTCGCTCAAGCCGCGCTCGGCATGGCGGCTGCGCATCGCGCCGGTATCGTTCACCGCGACTTCAAGCCCGACAACCTGATGGTGGGCGCGGACGGCACGGTGCGCGTGACCGATTTCGGGCTGGCCGTGCCAGTGTCGGAGACGCTCGAGTCCGCCGAGGCGCTCCTCGTCGGCACGCCGATGTTCCTGCCGCCCGAGACGTTCTCGGGGAAGGCCCAAGGGCCGGCAGGCGATGTCTACGCCTTCGGCGTCGCGCTGTTCTGGGCGGTGCAGCGCCGCCGACCGTTCTCGGAGACGACCGCGGCCGCACTCGCGCTCGCCAAGCGGTGCGGACCGCTGTACCTGCCCGCGCATCACCCGAGCTGGTTGCGGGCGATGGTCGAGCGTGCCACCGATCCCGATCCCCAGCTGCGTCCGAGCTTCGACGCCATCTGCCGCGAGCTCACGCGTCGGCGATCGCGTCCGCGGCGGTGGGGTCTACTCGCGGGGCTCGGCATCGCTGCCGTCGCGATCGCGCTGCCGCGCGGGACCAGCGGGACCGATTGCGACGCCGCCGGAGCCGCGGTCGACGAGGTCTGGGCACCGGCCGATCGTCAGCGGCTGCGCGACGCACTCGCCGCGATCGAGGTCGAGGGAGCGCGCGAGGTGGCGGACCGCGTCGTCGGTGCAGTGGATCGGTACACCGAGCAATGGCGTCCCGCGCGGCGAGAGGCCTGCTGGGCGGTCGCGCAAGCCGACCCGCGCACGGTCGCAGAGCAAGGCCAGCGCGCGGCATGCTTGGACGAAGGCATGGTGGCACTGCACGCGCTGCTCGCTGTCCTGCACGAGGCCGACCCCGCGATGATCCCCGTGGCCGACGACGCCCTCGCGGGCATGCTCGATGTGTCCACCTGCGCCGATCCGGACCGAACCCGGCACTTGTCGCCGTCGGAGGATCCCGACGTCGCTTCCGACGTCGCGCGTGCGCGACTGCAGCTGCTGCCGCTGCTGGCTCGGCTCCGGTTGACTCGCACCGCGGCGGACGAACGAGCCTTGCGCGCGCTGCTCGACGACCCGGTCGTTCCCCGCGCGCCCGCGTTGCGGGCCGAGCTCGAGCTACGCGTCGCGGACTACGCGAGGGTCACGCTGGATCTCGAGCAGCGCATCGAGTTTGCTCGACGGGGCGTCTTGTCGGCCGAGGAGCATCGTCTCGATGGATTGCTGCTGGAGAGCTTGTTGGTGCTCGGCGGCCTCGAGACGCTCGCCGGTCACTTGCCGCAGGCGCAGGACAGCCTGGCGCGGGCGCAGGCGTGGTCTCGACGGCTGCGGAGCGATCCGGCTGACCAAGCCGCGCTCGCACTGGCCCGCGGCCGGTTGCTGATGGTGAGCGGGCGGCCCGAGGCGGCGGCGGCCGTACTGGCCGAAGCCGCGGCGATCGGCGATACGCTCTCCTCGGTGCAGGTCGGCTTCAACGCCCGATTGCACTTGGCCACGGCGCACCGTGAGCTCGGGCGACCCCAGGAGGCGCTCGCGGTGTTGGAGTGGCTCGAACGTGAGCTCGCCAGCGACCCGGGGCTCGCGGCGCAAGGCACAGGCGCGGTCCTTGCGAAGCAAGCGCACGCGCGGCTCGATCTCGGCGATACGAGCGGTGCGCAAGACACGGCCGAGCGCGCGCTCGCCTGGCTGCGGGCCCGCGAGACACCGCGGAACGTCAACACCACCGGGATCCTCCACGTCGTGGGTGAGGTCCGCCGACGTTGCGGCCGACTGCGCGAGGCGGAGGCGGTGCTGCGCGAAGCATCGACGTTGACCGAAGAGCTCGGCTCGTCCAACCGCGACGTGGTGGACGACTCGCTCGCGCGGGTGCTGAGGGACCAGGAGCGCTTCGAGGAGGCGCTCGCGGTCCATCGCCGCGTGCTGGAGTGGCAACGCACGACCTTCGGCACGGAGGACGGGCGACTCACCTGGACGCGCGCCGACGTGGCTGAGGGCTTGCGGCTCGTCGGGCGTTGCGACCAAGCGACGCCGCTGGTGCAGCAGGCGCTGGAGGAGTGGGAGGCCCGCGACGAGTTCCGCGCGAGCGCGGCAGGGTTGCGCACGCTCGGGCAATGTCAGGCGGCCGCGGGCGACATCGAAGCGGCGCGCGCGAGCCTCCAACGGGCCCGCGAGCGTGCCGCCGGCGCCTCGGCGACGTCGGACGAACGCGACACGATGGCGGCGATCGAAACCGCCATTGCCGCGCTCGATCCACGCTGA
- a CDS encoding RNA polymerase sigma factor produces MDLDLELPALRRLAGALVHGADADDLVQDTLAAALRHGPRDDRPLRPWLHTVLRNGWRSRHRARSRELARQAAVPAPPGDPSLEHVQLLRELIDELARLPADDRRLLQLRFWEGRSTPECASVLGRPPSTIRTQLSRIVARLRARLDRTGGGRAAWMPVLAPLVPRPGGRAASAVMASKPLAAGGVLAAAVLWLGAAMPHGCGARVEEAPEPTPPGALPKDGEDVRATSLPAAVAVEPRRGAPGPAPALVSPGPSDDDDDVPPYGTLQIGPTGGEHPLLALSMGMREWWHRAAPCHVGAGEASARLVLHVRFDPDGSTSFERVDTSEVHGFDADELDCVTQTLLAREGAVHRVDNTLLGVGPDVAMAVTRNFVFRIDDGQADVVGPRPLRALYLDKTKTPALAQALGACGDGPIEVELDFEPVTGALRNTQVRGELADSARGRCTVAALQQRVRPTVPFQPETAADAMLVCRFDPAGAELYRCTSAAGSEDPQPVEPD; encoded by the coding sequence ATGGATCTCGACCTCGAACTCCCCGCCCTTCGCCGGCTCGCCGGCGCCCTCGTGCACGGCGCCGACGCGGACGACCTCGTGCAGGACACGCTCGCCGCGGCGCTGCGGCATGGGCCGCGGGACGATCGCCCGCTGCGGCCGTGGCTCCACACCGTGCTGCGCAACGGCTGGCGATCGCGGCACCGCGCGCGCAGCCGTGAGCTGGCACGGCAGGCCGCGGTGCCGGCACCGCCGGGCGATCCCTCGCTCGAGCACGTGCAGCTGCTGCGCGAGCTGATCGACGAGCTCGCGCGCCTGCCCGCGGACGACCGTCGCCTGTTGCAGCTGCGCTTCTGGGAGGGGCGCTCGACGCCCGAGTGCGCGAGCGTGCTCGGGCGACCACCCTCGACGATCCGCACCCAGCTGTCGCGCATCGTCGCGCGGCTGCGGGCGCGGCTCGATCGCACCGGTGGCGGGCGCGCGGCGTGGATGCCCGTGCTCGCGCCGCTCGTCCCCCGCCCGGGCGGGCGCGCGGCATCGGCCGTGATGGCGAGCAAGCCGCTGGCGGCCGGTGGTGTGCTCGCGGCCGCGGTGCTGTGGCTGGGCGCCGCGATGCCCCACGGCTGTGGTGCGCGGGTCGAGGAGGCGCCCGAGCCGACGCCACCCGGAGCGTTGCCGAAGGACGGCGAGGACGTGCGCGCGACGTCGTTGCCCGCGGCGGTCGCCGTCGAGCCGCGCCGCGGGGCGCCCGGGCCTGCGCCTGCGCTCGTGTCTCCCGGCCCGAGCGACGACGACGATGACGTGCCGCCCTACGGCACCCTGCAGATCGGCCCGACCGGCGGCGAGCACCCGCTGCTGGCGCTCTCGATGGGGATGCGCGAATGGTGGCATCGCGCGGCGCCGTGCCACGTCGGCGCCGGCGAGGCGTCGGCTCGGCTGGTGCTGCACGTGCGCTTCGACCCCGACGGCTCGACCAGCTTCGAGCGCGTCGACACCTCCGAGGTCCACGGCTTCGACGCCGACGAGCTCGATTGCGTCACGCAGACGCTGCTCGCCCGCGAAGGCGCGGTGCACCGGGTCGACAACACCCTGCTCGGGGTCGGACCCGACGTCGCGATGGCGGTGACGCGCAACTTCGTGTTCCGCATCGACGACGGCCAAGCCGACGTGGTCGGTCCGCGGCCGCTGCGGGCGCTCTACCTCGACAAGACGAAGACCCCCGCGCTCGCCCAGGCGCTCGGCGCCTGCGGTGATGGCCCCATCGAGGTCGAGCTGGACTTCGAGCCGGTCACGGGGGCGCTGCGAAACACCCAGGTGCGGGGCGAGCTCGCCGACAGCGCGCGGGGGCGCTGCACCGTCGCTGCGTTGCAGCAGCGCGTGCGGCCGACCGTGCCGTTTCAGCCCGAGACCGCGGCCGACGCGATGCTCGTCTGCCGCTTCGATCCCGCCGGCGCCGAGCTCTACCGCTGCACGAGCGCGGCCGGCTCGGAGGACCCGCAGCCGGTCGAGCCCGACTGA
- a CDS encoding transglycosylase SLT domain-containing protein, protein MTLPAALHALALALLHFVWQGALLGVIALGAARALSSRDAALRYAVLHGLLWAMALAFAWTYAWLLGQALGSHRPADIDPTTATRTGPMTLLGGAVLVAWSIGAAHRGLRLGLGLAGVARWRRRAVELPPRWSDALAELAREMGVRASVRIAALAGLDAPIVVGVLRPLVLVPLACVAGVPTAAMRAALAHELAHVLRHDYLLQLCHAAIEAVLFFHPAVRWLCARLRIEREYCCDDLATARLFDPLDYARGLAELEGARAVASPALAAHGASLMSRIDRLLHAPATAPCAPVRAAAITAWLGIGLAFAPTVIVPACVATHDDVEPAPVLAARDEARDVTASPSRPDVRLAVPWLAEPLADHAAAIAEAAARHGIDPSLLAIVTWVESRGDARASSPAGARGLMQLMPGTAAKIARERGLAGHSDARLDDPAYNLDLGAYHLAELLDDYGGGDELDADTVALAAAAYNGGRARADAWLGGAALPDETDRYKDVVVALWQARGAAAAPRL, encoded by the coding sequence ATGACGTTGCCGGCAGCCCTGCACGCACTCGCGCTCGCGCTGCTGCACTTCGTGTGGCAGGGCGCGCTGCTCGGCGTGATCGCGCTCGGGGCTGCCCGCGCGCTCTCGTCGCGCGACGCCGCGCTGCGCTACGCGGTGCTGCACGGCTTGCTGTGGGCGATGGCGCTCGCGTTCGCATGGACCTACGCGTGGCTGCTGGGGCAGGCGCTCGGGTCCCATCGGCCAGCGGACATCGACCCGACGACGGCCACGCGCACCGGGCCCATGACGCTGCTGGGCGGTGCGGTGCTGGTCGCGTGGTCCATCGGTGCCGCCCACCGCGGCCTGCGACTCGGGCTCGGCCTCGCCGGCGTCGCACGCTGGCGACGGCGTGCGGTGGAGCTGCCGCCTCGGTGGAGCGACGCGCTCGCCGAGCTCGCGCGAGAGATGGGCGTGCGCGCCAGCGTGCGCATCGCGGCGCTGGCCGGTCTCGACGCGCCGATCGTGGTCGGCGTGCTACGACCGTTGGTGCTGGTGCCGCTCGCCTGCGTCGCGGGCGTACCCACCGCGGCGATGCGGGCAGCGCTCGCCCACGAGCTCGCCCACGTGCTGCGCCACGACTACCTGCTGCAGCTGTGTCACGCGGCCATCGAGGCGGTGCTGTTCTTCCACCCGGCCGTGCGGTGGCTGTGCGCACGGCTGCGCATCGAGCGTGAGTACTGCTGTGACGATCTCGCGACCGCACGGCTCTTCGATCCACTCGACTACGCGCGCGGCCTCGCCGAACTCGAGGGCGCGCGAGCCGTCGCATCACCGGCCCTCGCGGCCCATGGAGCGTCCCTGATGTCCCGCATCGATCGACTGTTGCACGCCCCTGCCACTGCCCCCTGCGCGCCCGTGCGTGCCGCCGCCATCACGGCGTGGCTCGGCATCGGCCTCGCGTTCGCGCCGACGGTGATCGTGCCCGCGTGCGTTGCCACCCACGACGACGTCGAGCCCGCGCCCGTGCTTGCCGCCCGCGACGAAGCCCGGGATGTCACGGCGAGCCCGAGCCGACCCGACGTGCGACTCGCGGTGCCGTGGCTCGCCGAGCCGCTCGCCGATCACGCGGCCGCGATCGCCGAGGCGGCCGCACGCCATGGCATCGATCCCTCGCTGCTCGCGATCGTGACGTGGGTCGAGTCGCGCGGCGACGCGCGGGCGAGCAGTCCGGCCGGGGCCCGCGGGCTCATGCAGCTGATGCCCGGGACCGCGGCGAAGATCGCCCGCGAGCGCGGCCTCGCTGGGCACAGCGACGCCCGCCTCGACGACCCCGCGTACAACCTCGATCTGGGCGCGTACCACCTCGCCGAGTTGCTCGACGACTACGGTGGCGGCGACGAGCTCGACGCCGACACCGTCGCGCTCGCGGCCGCGGCGTACAACGGTGGCCGCGCGCGCGCCGATGCCTGGCTCGGCGGCGCGGCGTTGCCCGACGAGACCGATCGCTACAAGGACGTGGTCGTGGCGCTGTGGCAGGCCCGTGGCGCCGCCGCGGCGCCGCGGCTGTGA
- a CDS encoding BlaI/MecI/CopY family transcriptional regulator produces the protein MGAPKPTAAETEILGVLWDRGPSTVRAVQEVLETRRSTGYTTVLKLLQIMATKGLVLRDERERTHVYRAAQPREAVQGQLIDDLVERAFDGSAADLVMRALSTQPASKHELEEIRALLDRLEAARPRRPR, from the coding sequence ATGGGCGCACCGAAACCGACGGCGGCCGAGACCGAGATCCTCGGCGTGCTCTGGGACCGTGGTCCCAGCACCGTGCGCGCGGTGCAGGAGGTGCTCGAGACCCGCCGAAGCACCGGCTACACGACGGTGCTCAAGCTGCTGCAGATCATGGCGACCAAGGGCCTCGTGCTCCGCGACGAGCGCGAGCGCACCCACGTCTATCGTGCGGCGCAGCCCCGCGAGGCCGTGCAGGGCCAGCTCATCGACGACCTCGTCGAGCGTGCCTTCGACGGCTCCGCCGCGGATCTGGTGATGCGGGCCCTGTCGACGCAGCCCGCCAGCAAGCACGAGCTCGAGGAGATCCGCGCGCTGCTCGATCGCCTCGAGGCCGCGCGCCCGCGGAGGCCGCGATGA
- a CDS encoding FkbM family methyltransferase: MTDASTDRQLAWYASLLRRADGLREGFVGAVVADVGAHVGALSEGFASAVGREGRVISIEPLRSNVARIEARIAAGGHAHWSVRSVAISDHAGTLALRVARFDDGWSSAVAGVRDGGAVRIEVPCLRLVDAVPDATVVKLDIEGHEYAVLDDALEAMPGVCAWLLELHMLVDGSRPLQGVIGRLRRAGFDVRAAGRSAGDPHGPWRAVPIDERLDWSQIPWAQARAAQGQGAPGSVKSLHVVALRER, from the coding sequence ATGACCGACGCGTCCACCGATCGGCAGCTCGCCTGGTACGCGTCGCTCCTGCGTCGCGCCGACGGCCTGCGCGAGGGCTTCGTGGGCGCGGTGGTGGCGGACGTCGGTGCGCACGTCGGTGCGCTCTCGGAGGGCTTTGCGTCGGCGGTCGGTCGCGAAGGTCGGGTGATCTCGATCGAGCCGCTGCGCTCCAACGTCGCGCGCATCGAGGCTCGCATCGCGGCCGGTGGCCACGCGCACTGGTCGGTGCGCAGCGTGGCGATCTCGGATCACGCCGGCACGCTGGCGCTGCGGGTGGCTCGCTTCGACGATGGCTGGTCGAGCGCGGTGGCCGGCGTGCGCGATGGCGGGGCGGTGCGGATCGAGGTGCCGTGCCTGCGCCTGGTCGACGCCGTGCCCGACGCGACGGTGGTGAAGCTCGACATCGAGGGCCACGAGTACGCGGTGCTCGACGACGCGCTCGAGGCCATGCCAGGGGTGTGCGCGTGGTTGCTCGAGCTGCACATGCTGGTCGACGGCTCGCGGCCGCTGCAGGGTGTGATCGGCCGGCTACGCCGGGCGGGCTTCGACGTGCGCGCCGCCGGACGCAGCGCTGGCGATCCGCATGGGCCGTGGCGCGCGGTGCCGATCGACGAGCGCCTCGACTGGTCGCAGATCCCGTGGGCGCAGGCACGCGCGGCGCAGGGCCAGGGTGCACCCGGGTCCGTGAAGTCGCTGCACGTGGTCGCGCTGCGCGAGCGGTGA
- a CDS encoding Uma2 family endonuclease, translating into MTLAARQRYSFTEYLALEAISPVRHEFCDGQVWAMAGGSPSRAAIAVNVASLLREGLRGRPCRVFGSDLRIRVRATGLATYPDVSVVCDALELDRL; encoded by the coding sequence GTGACGCTCGCGGCTCGACAGCGCTACAGCTTCACCGAGTATCTCGCGCTCGAGGCAATCAGCCCCGTGCGTCACGAGTTCTGCGACGGACAGGTGTGGGCGATGGCGGGCGGCTCGCCGAGTCGCGCCGCGATCGCGGTGAATGTCGCGAGTCTCCTGCGCGAGGGCCTGCGCGGACGGCCGTGCCGCGTGTTCGGGTCCGACCTCCGCATCCGCGTGCGAGCAACCGGGCTCGCGACCTACCCCGACGTGAGCGTCGTGTGCGACGCGCTCGAGCTCGATCGGCTGTGA
- a CDS encoding DUF1513 domain-containing protein → MPSVSMHEPGAHGTLGHAWAGSAWQSEGRRHFAIVSRDLADTAAPPRAMAMPFFAHGFVPDPNAPARVAVFEKHGPGAAIVELRTLTPERALDCGPEREFYGHGAFTRDGALLFATEIVKDAGRSGHARHLRRHHRSPHRRAALGWRRAARLRARRRRRSAGRRPRRRRARPGRPAVRVLARATERQATAQAGARRPPLRRRPPRDRRRRRPRDRVGPAPRHHRPRAQSRRPHVGAPWSAAAQRRSPRRRVGAPSRERRCDDRRDPERRAARAHANGRHHQPRGPPAGVLGPRRWQPARTPARPQPPRRRAHPGRQRVRGELRHPRQARPRRRPHLQAGGRSGQPRRRALRRDGLASVRVRRRGRCGRDRHRAAGVTGGGRTPAAHAPACPHRRRSATPRRACNGGRAASSPC, encoded by the coding sequence ATGCCGTCCGTGTCGATGCACGAGCCCGGCGCCCACGGCACCCTCGGTCACGCGTGGGCCGGCAGCGCTTGGCAGTCCGAGGGTCGCCGTCACTTCGCCATCGTCAGTCGCGACCTCGCCGACACCGCCGCGCCGCCGCGTGCGATGGCGATGCCCTTCTTCGCCCACGGGTTCGTGCCCGATCCGAACGCGCCGGCGCGGGTGGCCGTGTTCGAGAAGCACGGCCCGGGCGCGGCGATCGTCGAGCTTCGCACGCTGACGCCCGAGCGCGCGCTCGACTGCGGACCCGAGCGCGAGTTCTACGGCCACGGCGCGTTCACCCGCGACGGCGCGCTGCTGTTCGCCACCGAGATCGTCAAGGACGCCGGGCGCAGCGGGCACGCTCGGCATCTACGACGGCACCACCGGAGCCCGCATCGGCGAGCTGCCCTCGGGTGGCGTCGCGCCGCACGACTGCGTGCTCGTCGACGGCGGCGCAGTGCTGGTCGTCGGCCACGGCGGCGGCGCGCTCGGCCAGGCCGACCCGCCGTGCGTGTGCTGGCTCGAGCTACCGAGCGGCAAGCTACTGCGCAAGCTGGTGCTCGACGACCCCCGCTTCGACGTCGGCCACCTCGCGATCGGCGACGACGGCGACCTCGCGATCGTGTCGGCCCCGCGCCACGGCACCATCGCCCCCGAGCGCAGTCGCGGCGGCCTCACGTTGGTGCCCCGTGGTCGGCCGCAGCACAGCGTCGATCACCGCGACGGCGAGTCGGAGCACCGTCGCGAGAGCGTCGCTGCGATGATCGGCGAGACCCTGAGCGTCGCGCTGCACGAGCCCACGCGAACGGTCGCCACCACCAACCCCGAGGGCCACCTGCTGGCGTTCTGGGACCTCGACGATGGCAGCCTGCGCGCACGCCTGCGCGTCCCCAACCCCCGCGGCGTCGCGCTCACCCTGGACGGCAACGAGTTCGTGGTGAGCTTCGGCATCCACGGCAAGCTCGCCCGCGTCGACGCCCGCACCTGCAAGCCGGTGGACGTTCCGGGCAACCGCGACGGCGTGCGCTGCGGCGCGACGGGCTCGCATCTGTTCGTGTACGACGTCGGGGCCGATGCGGACGCGATCGGCATCGAGCTGCCGGGGTGACAGGCGGCGGACGGACGCCGGCCGCCCACGCGCCCGCGTGCCCCCACCGGCGCAGGAGCGCGACCCCTCGCCGCGCGTGCAACGGCGGCCGCGCTGCTTCGTCTCCATGCTGA
- a CDS encoding restriction endonuclease, with the protein MTETSTTSSIKQIPHRFWPILSTLAAVPGAMHRRQIIDIVAERLGLDAAARDQRIPSGKVTTHAHRTGWALQHLKHAGLVRADLPGTWGLTPEGRAYIAARPDGLTAEDTATLMRATGQSRVASDGVLAPGPSELPPLPCEAAESVSAGSSSGDQTTPEEQIDHALGVLKQSVVEQLLDRLQAGTPRFFEFVVSDLLQKMGYGTARDDLRRVVGSGDAGIDGIISLDRLGLEKVYIQAKRWQNNVGRPEIQGFFGALHGRHANKGVFITTSRFTREAHDFATSVSDTIVLVDGQTLAELMIEYGVGVTRRPVYLPDVDSDYFDDE; encoded by the coding sequence ATGACCGAAACTTCGACCACCAGCTCCATCAAACAGATCCCCCATCGGTTCTGGCCGATTCTCAGCACCCTCGCTGCGGTGCCCGGGGCAATGCACCGTCGCCAGATCATCGACATCGTCGCCGAACGGCTCGGGCTCGATGCCGCGGCGCGCGACCAGCGGATTCCGAGCGGTAAGGTGACGACGCATGCCCACCGCACCGGGTGGGCGCTGCAGCACCTCAAGCACGCCGGGCTCGTCCGTGCCGACCTTCCGGGGACCTGGGGCCTGACGCCGGAGGGACGTGCGTACATTGCCGCGCGGCCCGATGGGCTCACGGCGGAGGACACCGCCACGCTGATGCGTGCCACCGGACAGAGTCGCGTCGCCTCGGATGGCGTGCTCGCGCCCGGACCAAGCGAACTCCCGCCGTTGCCGTGCGAGGCCGCCGAGAGCGTGAGCGCCGGCAGCAGCAGCGGCGACCAGACCACGCCCGAGGAGCAGATCGACCACGCCCTGGGCGTGCTCAAGCAGTCGGTCGTCGAGCAGCTGCTGGATCGCCTGCAGGCCGGCACACCGCGGTTCTTCGAGTTCGTCGTGTCCGACCTCCTGCAGAAGATGGGCTATGGCACCGCCCGCGACGACCTGCGTCGCGTGGTGGGATCCGGCGACGCCGGCATCGACGGCATCATCTCCCTCGATCGTCTCGGACTCGAAAAGGTCTACATCCAGGCCAAGCGCTGGCAGAACAACGTCGGGCGGCCGGAGATCCAGGGCTTCTTCGGCGCGCTGCACGGGCGCCACGCCAACAAGGGCGTCTTCATCACCACCTCGCGATTCACTCGCGAGGCCCATGACTTCGCCACCTCCGTCTCCGACACGATCGTGCTCGTCGATGGTCAGACCCTCGCCGAGCTCATGATCGAGTACGGCGTCGGCGTCACGCGGCGGCCGGTCTACCTGCCCGACGTCGACTCGGACTACTTCGACGACGAGTGA